DNA from Colletotrichum higginsianum IMI 349063 chromosome 7 map unlocalized unitig_7, whole genome shotgun sequence:
CCGCGAGATCCAAGTTCGACACCTACCTGACCGGCTTTCGATGGCTCCTCACCAAGGCGCCGCAATACGGACTGCCCTTCTGGTACTCCAAGGAGCCCATGTTTTGGTTGCCCTACGGGTGGTTCCCCTACTACGCAGAGTGGATTTTATCGTTCCCCAAGGCCCCAATTGGCAGCGTCAGCATTGCGTCGTGGCAGTTGGCATGCTCGGGCATGGTCACGCTTGTCGTCGAGATGGTTGTTTCGGTCGTAGGACTCGCCCTCGCAGCGAAGCAGAGCAAGGCAAATCCGGCGAAGGTCCCCGCAGGGGCAGGGAAGGCTAAGACTGTGGCTGGCCTGGgcgagaaggggaagaaggaacTGTGATAAACTCAATGAAAATCGCAATGCGCTCACAAAATGGGCATTTAACCTTTTTGGGCACCTTCTGGGCTCTCCCGTGTCATCAGCAAGAATCATACTTGGTTATCAGATTCAATCGCAGGTATTGCTCAGCTGTTTTAGGTGCCTGAAAACAAACATTTGAGATGCAGCGCTAGGACCAAATCTTGCAATCCCATTCAGGTTCACGTCAACCTTTCAAGGTATCATACATGTAGTTAAAGCGGGCAGTGATTGCTGTCAAGTTTGTACGAAAAAACCAGCATGATTTCAGCGATAAAAAATGCCGCTCAGGCGTCCAGAAAGGCCATGCTCTGTCTAGCACGTACAGCAAAAAATAGACCCGTGGCGGCAAAAAGATCACGATACCGGCACCATAGGTCTGGTAATCAACCAACCGGTGCGTAGTCGGTGGCAGTTCGCTCAAAGCAAGCTAAAAGCGCCAGCGTACCGCTCTGGTCTTAACTGCAGCGAATATGGACGAATGCCTGGCAAGCGACCTGCGTTTTAGACATCGTCCAGGCATTGGAATGTTTCTCTTTGTAAATTGACGCAAAGTTCTTAATGGCAAACGCTAAGACTTTGTAACACGACGGAGAATGACCCTTGGCAGGGTACTTTGGGGTTTGCTCTAGGCGTCATATTGACTTTGGTTGACCATAGATGTCCTTGCGGACCGCCAACAAAGCTTCGAAAGCGCCATCTTCATGATTACTGCTTGTAATGTTTCGGTCAGTAAAATGTCCGTATGAGATCGGCTCTTCTGAGCTCGAGTCCACCGAGCTCGCCCGTCAAGGAAATGAAACCCCAATCAGGCTGACATCATGTTTGTGCGATATAGCGACGCAGTTTGTCTTTGTGAAGAAACGCGACGCGGACGAGGAAAACACAGCTTCGATTCTGAAGGTGTCTTGCGACTGCAAAGGAGCAACGGACGTAATGTCTCGTGCCTCAAACTCTTTGGATGTTGTAGAGAAGAGAAATGGTGAGAATTTGCCTGTGGATAATTCGCAAAAATATTTACCTAGAGCTTGCACCGCCACGTTCCACCTGAAGTTCACGCCACAATGTGCAGAAAACCCAGATAAGGCCCCGGTCGCGGAACAAGTATATTCCCGAGATCCCGACTCAGCCCCCAGTGTGCATTTGGAGGCAACGACATCAACTTGGCAGCTCCGTGTTTAGACCTGGCACAGAAGCACAAGCTCGATCATCACCCCCTCGAACGGTTCGGAGCTCCTGCCATACATCAAGATGGCTCCGGCACAGGATACCATGTTTCGCTCTGCGAACATGAGTATGGTGCAGCTATACATTTCCAATGAAATCGGTCGCGAGGTTGTCACAGCTCTCGGAGAGCTTGGTCTCCTTCAATTTAGAGATGTACGATGTTGCCCACCCCCCTTCACCCAGTT
Protein-coding regions in this window:
- a CDS encoding Protein GET1, whose amino-acid sequence is MPSLLVVIFVLEVFSHLVNTIGAATINNLLWTLLNYLPISTSKAAKQHRQLQIEFLKTRKELNATSSQDEFAKWAKLRRTHDKQLEQLEKSKQTQEAARSKFDTYLTGFRWLLTKAPQYGLPFWYSKEPMFWLPYGWFPYYAEWILSFPKAPIGSVSIASWQLACSGMVTLVVEMVVSVVGLALAAKQSKANPAKVPAGAGKAKTVAGLGEKGKKEL